The following coding sequences lie in one Arachis stenosperma cultivar V10309 chromosome 5, arast.V10309.gnm1.PFL2, whole genome shotgun sequence genomic window:
- the LOC130981216 gene encoding uncharacterized protein LOC130981216, whose amino-acid sequence MDVTKRSTVFTQIASRELNSFRVRKRPYMDGFVTGFVEHGAVGVHHSEDGTIPMSLSFCKTPKYSHILALSDEDGYLTLFDSRKKFSVLSSFEENAEKAKICEWVSHLNAVFDICWIKEDTQILTASGDQTMKVWDVQEKKCIGVLTGHTGSVKSMCAHPNNADIIVSGSRDGSFCLWDLRCKSATRGRHGEVSICSTAVVKGAHLSSQAKRVRKGKAKSMSITSVLCLKDQVSIATAGAVDSVLKFWDTRNLKSFVTQASPRPQSTEKERLHGISSLSQDESGLFLSASCMDNCIYLYSILQLDKGPFRSFPGCPIESFFVKAAISPDASQIVSGSSNGNAYVWQINKPQATPVILKSHDAEVTAVDWNRSEIGKLATASDDCTVRIWNQTNYICDKKTSCSIRRRVMAMPCTESKILLNNEEKYLKSIDNESLDPPIKLATPITPPKILAPEGWHKNKLPTGFNQTSSSEKTPESALKSPSSVLNPPSSLKRTIRDYFLASS is encoded by the exons ATGGACGTTACAAAACGTAGCACCGTCTTCACCCAAATCGCTTCAAGGGAGCTCAATTCCTTCCGAG TTCGCAAACGGCCTTACATGGATGGATTCGTCACTGGATTCGTGGAACACGGTGCTGTTGGAGTTCACCACAGCGAAGATGGTACCATTCCCATGTCCCTCTCTTTCTGTAAG ACTCCCAAGTATTCACACATTCTGGCTTTATCTGATGAAGATGGATACCTAACCTTATTTGATTCGCGTAAAAAATTCTCCGTATTATCCTCGTTTGAAGAAAATGCAg AGAAAGCGAAGATCTGTGAGTGGGTTTCGCATCTTAATGCCGTGTTTGATATCTGTTGGATTAAG GAAGACACACAGATACTCACAGCTTCTGGTGATCAAACA ATGAAGGTATGGGATGTACAAGAAAAGAAATGTATTGGAGTGTTGACGGGGCACACAGGGAGTGTGAAGTCTATGTGTGCTCATCCAAATAATGCTG ATATTATTGTCTCTGGTTCAAGAGATGGATCCTTTTGTCTCTGGGACTTAAGATGCAAATCGGCAACTAGGGGTAGACATGGAGAAGTTAGCATATG TTCAACGGCTGTTGTCAAAGGAGCACATCTTTCATCTCAAGCAAAACGTGTCAGAAAGGGCAAG GCCAAGTCCATGAGCATTACATCTGTTCTTTGTCTTAAGGACCAGGTTTCCATAGCCACTGCAGGGGCAGTGGATAG TGTGTTGAAGTTTTGGGATACCAGAAATTTGAAAAGTTTTGTTACACAGGCATCCCCTCGTCCTCAGTCAACAGAAAAG GAAAGATTACATGGCATATCTAGCTTGTCCCAAGATGAAAGTGGTCTTTTTCTTTCAGCATCCTGCATGGATAACTG CATTTATCTGTATAGCATCCTTCAACTAGACAAGGGGCCTTTCAGATCTTTTCCTGGTTGTCCCATAGAATCATTTTTTGTCAAG GCTGCCATTAGCCCAGATGCGTCTCAAATAGTCAGCGGTTCTAGTAATGGAAATGCCTATGTCTGGCAG ATTAACAAGCCCCAAGCGACGCCTGTTATTTTGAAAAGTCATGATGCAGAGGTTACAGCAGTTGACTG GAACCGCTCTGAGATTGGTAAATTAGCAACTGCATCAGATGATTGCACA GTTCGGATTTGGAACCAAACCAATTATATCTGCGACAAAAAGACTTCATGTTCCATCCGCAGAAGAGTAATGGCAATGCCTTGTACAGAAAGCAAAATTCTACTGAACAATGAAGAAAAGTATCTAAAGTCAATAGACAATGAATCATTAGATCCCCCAATTAAGTTAGCCACTCCAATCACACCACCTAAAATTCTTGCACCTGAAGGGTGGCACAAGAACAAGTTGCCCACAGGATTCAATCAAACTTCATCATCTGAAAAGACTCCAGAATCTGCTTTGAAGAGCCCCTCATCTGTTTTGAACCCTCCATCTTCCTTGAAAAGAACTATCCGGGACTACTTTTTGGCATCTTCATGA